A portion of the Edaphobacter lichenicola genome contains these proteins:
- a CDS encoding helix-turn-helix transcriptional regulator, with the protein MSRQELARVLGVNAQTVGFLERGDYAPSLELAFKMSGFFLLPIEAIFSVEPFRPLSEQVYLRNRQA; encoded by the coding sequence GTGAGTCGCCAGGAGTTAGCGCGGGTGCTTGGGGTGAATGCGCAAACAGTCGGGTTCCTGGAGCGTGGTGACTACGCTCCGTCGCTCGAACTCGCCTTCAAGATGAGCGGATTCTTCTTGCTTCCGATTGAGGCGATCTTTTCGGTTGAACCGTTTCGCCCTTTAAGTGAGCAGGTTTACCTAAGGAATAGGCAGGCTTAG
- a CDS encoding IS110 family transposase has protein sequence MSSGSVVDVFKTRLDVALRPGDEAWSVNNDQAGAKALTSKLKRLSPQGILLEATGGHEYELALRLAKVGLLVVVVNPRQVRDFARAVGRLAKTDPIDAKILAHFAEAVKPLCRPIKGQQLDDLHQLATRHRQLVEMIVAERNRRCPCAERLKETSM, from the coding sequence ATGAGCTCTGGGTCGGTGGTTGACGTTTTCAAGACAAGGTTAGATGTAGCTCTTCGGCCGGGTGATGAGGCGTGGTCAGTCAACAACGACCAGGCCGGTGCAAAGGCGTTGACGAGCAAGTTGAAAAGGCTCTCGCCGCAAGGAATTCTCCTGGAAGCAACAGGCGGCCACGAATATGAACTGGCCCTCCGACTGGCGAAGGTTGGGTTGCTGGTGGTCGTCGTTAATCCACGTCAGGTACGAGATTTCGCGCGAGCTGTGGGTCGGTTGGCGAAGACCGATCCAATCGATGCGAAAATCCTCGCCCATTTTGCCGAAGCGGTGAAGCCGTTATGCCGTCCTATAAAGGGTCAACAACTGGATGATCTGCATCAGCTGGCAACTCGCCATCGGCAGCTGGTCGAGATGATCGTCGCCGAGCGCAATAGGCGATGTCCCTGCGCGGAGAGGCTCAAAGAGACGTCGATGTGA
- a CDS encoding DoxX family membrane protein, with protein sequence MQTISKVRAIFTWFLRGVIGLLFLVVGIEKLTGTMGTIPFFDAIRWGQWLRYASGAVDTVGALLVFIPRFTSLGAFMITCSVGLGTFLCYTKAVFNPAFPLVMTLLAATLVWLGWRSRAA encoded by the coding sequence ATGCAGACAATAAGCAAGGTAAGAGCTATCTTCACCTGGTTTCTCAGGGGTGTTATCGGCTTGCTCTTCCTCGTGGTCGGCATCGAGAAGCTGACTGGGACCATGGGCACCATTCCGTTCTTCGACGCGATACGTTGGGGACAATGGTTGCGTTACGCTTCGGGAGCCGTGGACACGGTGGGCGCACTTTTGGTTTTCATCCCGCGCTTCACGTCGCTGGGGGCCTTCATGATCACCTGTAGTGTGGGTCTTGGCACCTTCCTTTGTTACACGAAGGCGGTTTTCAACCCTGCATTTCCTCTGGTGATGACGCTTCTCGCCGCAACGCTGGTCTGGCTTGGCTGGAGATCAAGAGCTGCCTGA
- a CDS encoding carboxypeptidase-like regulatory domain-containing protein: MTLKITLPVHSYLFVLSIFAIAAINPPFLLGQVVQIGTSDPNFYEKAEHVKSNLQLSIPVRISGRVVDQAGAPLKTSKVELRSYLSAKQQMPVKIVTADGDGRFDLGKIGSGKYRLLPSSTRAFEQPQRFSCPNRRVQSSQ; the protein is encoded by the coding sequence TTGACATTGAAAATAACTCTGCCGGTGCATAGTTATCTTTTCGTCCTGTCAATCTTCGCGATTGCTGCGATAAACCCGCCATTTTTGCTCGGTCAGGTCGTCCAAATTGGCACCTCAGACCCCAATTTTTACGAGAAGGCTGAACACGTTAAGTCCAATCTTCAACTGAGCATCCCCGTACGCATCTCTGGCCGGGTGGTTGATCAGGCTGGAGCGCCCTTGAAGACCTCGAAAGTCGAGCTTCGGAGCTATCTTTCGGCAAAGCAGCAAATGCCAGTCAAAATCGTCACCGCAGATGGCGACGGTCGATTCGATCTCGGAAAAATTGGCTCCGGCAAATATCGCTTGCTTCCTTCGTCTACAAGGGCATTTGAACAGCCCCAGCGCTTCAGCTGCCCGAACCGAAGAGTGCAAAGCTCGCAATAG